From one Paenibacillus terrae HPL-003 genomic stretch:
- a CDS encoding DUF2273 domain-containing protein, with protein MPWKEIWGSYKGRITGITAGIFFGFIYLWAGFWNMLFFALMVFIGYTLGRRSDAALGSLLPWKEWSDWLSQRWRPFK; from the coding sequence ATGCCCTGGAAAGAAATATGGGGAAGTTACAAGGGCCGGATCACGGGGATTACGGCCGGCATTTTTTTCGGGTTTATTTATTTGTGGGCAGGCTTTTGGAATATGTTGTTCTTTGCATTGATGGTGTTCATCGGATATACGCTAGGAAGACGTAGCGACGCAGCGCTTGGTTCCCTCCTCCCTTGGAAGGAATGGAGTGACTGGCTGTCGCAGCGTTGGCGTCCTTTTAAATGA
- the amaP gene encoding alkaline shock response membrane anchor protein AmaP, giving the protein MAKVMDRLLLFLYSLSIGIISILAILLLSGAIPYALSIQDERIVWFTSLIVAGVLLLLSLRVFYISIRRNQTVQHSIDQRTEYGDIQISVDTIENLCLKAASRFRGIQDLKARIRVLESGLDITIRAVVDGESSIPVLTSEVQKGVHDHVEEITGIPVSNVSVYIANVSQSPSFKSRVE; this is encoded by the coding sequence GTGGCTAAAGTTATGGATAGACTTTTGCTGTTCTTGTACAGCTTAAGTATCGGAATTATTTCCATTCTCGCCATCCTCCTCCTGAGCGGGGCCATTCCGTATGCCTTAAGCATTCAGGATGAGCGGATTGTGTGGTTTACCAGCCTGATTGTTGCAGGAGTGCTGCTGCTTTTGAGTCTCCGGGTTTTCTATATCTCCATTCGCCGGAACCAAACGGTACAGCATTCTATAGATCAACGAACGGAGTACGGTGACATTCAGATTTCAGTGGATACCATCGAGAATCTGTGTCTCAAAGCGGCCTCAAGATTTCGTGGGATACAGGATTTGAAAGCACGTATTCGCGTGCTGGAATCTGGACTTGATATTACGATTCGGGCGGTTGTGGACGGGGAAAGTTCTATTCCGGTGTTAACCTCCGAGGTACAAAAGGGGGTACACGACCATGTGGAAGAAATTACGGGAATTCCTGTGTCCAATGTATCTGTGTACATCGCCAATGTTTCTCAGTCACCAAGCTTTAAGAGTCGTGTGGAATAG
- a CDS encoding Asp23/Gls24 family envelope stress response protein, translating into MSTVPTEFERTEIGEIQIAPEVIEVIAGLATVEVPGVAGMSGGFAGGFAELLGRKNLSKGVKVEVGQREAAVDVSVIIEYGNRLPEVAAAIQQNVKRSIETMTGLNVVEVNVQIHDVQFKSAEKVEEPEVLGAGRVK; encoded by the coding sequence ATGAGCACAGTGCCAACCGAATTCGAGCGTACAGAAATTGGGGAGATTCAGATTGCCCCGGAGGTTATTGAAGTCATTGCCGGATTGGCAACCGTTGAGGTGCCGGGCGTAGCGGGAATGAGTGGCGGATTTGCAGGTGGGTTTGCCGAACTGCTGGGCCGCAAAAATTTGTCCAAAGGTGTAAAAGTGGAAGTCGGACAGCGTGAAGCAGCTGTAGACGTCTCCGTCATTATCGAGTACGGTAACCGTCTGCCCGAGGTGGCTGCTGCTATTCAGCAGAACGTTAAGCGTTCCATTGAAACCATGACAGGTCTTAACGTTGTTGAAGTGAACGTGCAAATTCATGATGTTCAATTCAAAAGTGCCGAAAAAGTAGAAGAGCCGGAAGTTCTGGGCGCCGGACGGGTTAAATAG
- the accC gene encoding acetyl-CoA carboxylase biotin carboxylase subunit: MTFQKVLIANRGEIAVRIIRACREMNISTVAVYSEADKDSLHVRLADEAYCIGPTLSKDSYLNFTNLMSVATLTECDAIHPGYGFLAENADFAEICESCNITFIGPSPEAINKMGDKAVAKQTMKDAGVPVIPGSDGLVEDLQDAITIARDIGYPVIIKATAGGGGKGIRIAEDEDNLIQQITTAQQEAQKAFGNAGVYLEKYLTGMKHVEIQIIADKHGNVAHLGERDCSVQRRRQKLLEEAPCPVLSQDVREEMGQAAVRAALAVQYSGAGTLEFLLGPDNQFYFMEMNTRIQVEHPVTEMITSVDLIKEMILVAEGHPLSFTQEEVTINGWAMECRINAEDPDRNFMPAPGKIGFYLPPGGPGVRVDSAAYPGYSIPPYYDSMIAKLIVWAPTRQEAIAKMKRALSEFAIEGIPTTISFHQRLLEHPTFVKGDFDIKFLEENEV; this comes from the coding sequence ATGACATTTCAAAAAGTATTGATTGCGAATCGTGGGGAAATTGCGGTTCGTATCATTCGCGCTTGCCGCGAAATGAATATTTCGACGGTTGCCGTATATTCGGAAGCCGACAAGGATTCGTTACATGTGCGTCTCGCAGATGAGGCTTACTGTATCGGACCGACGCTGTCCAAGGACAGCTACCTGAATTTCACGAACCTGATGAGCGTTGCGACATTGACTGAATGTGATGCGATTCATCCAGGTTACGGATTTTTGGCTGAAAACGCCGATTTCGCTGAAATTTGCGAATCTTGCAATATTACGTTTATTGGTCCTTCTCCAGAAGCGATTAACAAAATGGGGGATAAAGCTGTCGCCAAGCAGACGATGAAGGATGCCGGGGTTCCGGTCATTCCGGGTTCGGACGGGCTGGTGGAGGATTTGCAGGATGCCATTACCATTGCACGCGATATTGGCTATCCGGTAATCATCAAGGCCACAGCAGGTGGCGGCGGTAAAGGTATCCGTATCGCTGAGGATGAAGATAATCTTATTCAACAAATTACTACCGCCCAGCAGGAAGCGCAAAAAGCGTTTGGTAACGCGGGTGTGTATCTGGAAAAATATTTGACCGGTATGAAGCACGTGGAGATTCAGATCATAGCGGACAAGCACGGCAATGTTGCGCATCTGGGCGAACGGGACTGCTCTGTGCAGCGTCGTCGTCAGAAGCTGCTGGAGGAAGCGCCGTGTCCTGTACTTTCGCAGGATGTGCGTGAGGAAATGGGTCAAGCAGCCGTTCGTGCGGCTTTGGCTGTACAATACTCCGGTGCGGGAACGCTGGAATTTTTGCTTGGACCGGATAATCAATTTTATTTTATGGAAATGAACACACGTATTCAGGTAGAACATCCCGTAACGGAGATGATTACCAGTGTGGATTTGATCAAGGAAATGATTTTGGTCGCTGAGGGGCATCCGCTTTCCTTTACACAAGAAGAAGTCACCATCAATGGATGGGCGATGGAGTGCCGTATTAACGCCGAGGACCCGGATCGCAATTTTATGCCTGCACCGGGTAAGATTGGATTTTATCTGCCTCCAGGCGGCCCGGGGGTACGCGTAGACAGCGCAGCTTATCCGGGTTACAGCATTCCTCCTTATTATGACTCCATGATCGCCAAATTGATTGTGTGGGCGCCTACACGTCAGGAAGCGATTGCCAAAATGAAGCGGGCTCTGTCCGAATTTGCTATTGAAGGCATACCGACAACGATTTCTTTTCATCAACGATTGTTGGAGCATCCGACCTTCGTCAAGGGTGATTTTGATATTAAATTCTTGGAGGAAAACGAAGTTTAA
- the accB gene encoding acetyl-CoA carboxylase biotin carboxyl carrier protein → MFKLSEIKELIKLVDETSVHELEIENEGTRLLIRKPGKSEIVTVQAPVAAPAYTVAPQAAIPNPQAQSDAGHASVGETKEYASTLHKIVSPMVGTFYSSSSPDTAPYVSIGSKVGEKTTVCIIEAMKLMNELEAEVKGEIVEILAENGQLVEYGQPLFLVKPE, encoded by the coding sequence ATGTTCAAATTAAGCGAGATTAAGGAATTGATCAAGCTGGTGGATGAAACGTCTGTACATGAGCTTGAAATTGAAAATGAAGGAACTCGCCTGTTGATCCGTAAACCGGGCAAAAGCGAGATCGTTACGGTACAGGCACCTGTGGCAGCACCTGCTTATACAGTGGCACCGCAAGCTGCTATTCCGAATCCACAAGCACAGTCCGATGCAGGACATGCATCTGTTGGGGAGACTAAGGAATACGCAAGCACTCTACATAAAATCGTATCTCCGATGGTGGGCACTTTCTATAGTTCTTCATCTCCGGATACGGCTCCGTATGTGAGTATCGGCAGTAAAGTAGGCGAGAAAACAACGGTGTGTATTATTGAGGCGATGAAGCTGATGAACGAGCTGGAAGCTGAAGTGAAGGGCGAAATTGTGGAAATTTTGGCCGAAAACGGACAGTTGGTCGAGTATGGCCAGCCATTGTTCCTTGTGAAACCGGAGTAA
- a CDS encoding SpoIIIAH-like family protein: MNNKRQTVWLVSMLSLMVVLSAYYLFTEDSSPANPPVADSEQVSKVKQDTAQETTGKAEEQLNELKVNEVVTNGEVTGEGTASTAKTGTAAATDPATESTTGENKDTAAAPAAESAKSDQNTTATAPDTAAKSDDKTASTAKTDQQVLDQVATEQAAKPTAAAVIDNYLLERDVANQKKNDELTTAMNDSTAKKAAEAQKELHVLEDKQAKITGIEEELQQQFANAVVREEDADKYKVVVLSEKLDAKQAVTIVDKVMKELNVTQDKISVQYVTQ; encoded by the coding sequence ATGAATAATAAAAGACAAACTGTTTGGCTGGTGTCCATGCTGAGTTTAATGGTCGTGCTGTCTGCGTACTATCTGTTTACGGAGGACTCCAGCCCGGCTAACCCGCCTGTGGCGGACAGTGAGCAAGTGAGCAAGGTCAAGCAGGATACCGCCCAGGAAACGACAGGCAAGGCAGAAGAGCAATTGAACGAGCTGAAAGTGAATGAAGTGGTAACCAATGGAGAAGTAACCGGAGAAGGGACTGCCTCTACCGCGAAGACGGGCACGGCTGCCGCAACTGATCCTGCTACCGAGTCTACTACAGGCGAAAATAAAGATACGGCTGCTGCCCCGGCTGCTGAGTCTGCTAAATCGGATCAAAATACTACTGCTACCGCGCCGGATACTGCGGCAAAAAGTGACGACAAAACAGCATCCACCGCGAAAACTGACCAGCAGGTGCTCGATCAGGTGGCAACGGAACAAGCCGCGAAGCCTACGGCCGCTGCGGTTATCGACAACTACTTGCTAGAGCGGGATGTGGCGAATCAAAAGAAAAATGACGAGCTGACGACTGCAATGAACGATAGCACTGCCAAGAAAGCCGCAGAAGCACAAAAAGAATTGCATGTGCTGGAAGACAAACAGGCGAAAATCACCGGAATTGAGGAAGAGCTTCAGCAGCAGTTTGCCAATGCAGTTGTCCGTGAGGAAGATGCTGATAAATACAAGGTAGTGGTCCTGAGTGAAAAACTGGATGCCAAACAAGCGGTAACGATCGTCGATAAGGTCATGAAAGAACTGAACGTAACACAGGACAAGATCAGCGTCCAGTATGTTACACAATAA
- the spoIIIAG gene encoding stage III sporulation protein AG, whose amino-acid sequence MGKWMKKLEQWMGGGADGPKRFNSFRWLLILGLIGVAIMLFNSFVNVKKVDPENVGREPPGVMKNEPALQTTGGEENSFAGIEKVFEDNMKQMLEQIVGVGTVDVMVTVDSTEEVIVQRNVKDMQEENNETDANGGQRHTTQYTRDGEIVTYESSGGQHTPIVTKKVKPQVRGVLVVAMGAENPTVKKLIVDAVQKGLNVPSYKISVVPRKQG is encoded by the coding sequence ATGGGCAAATGGATGAAAAAGCTGGAGCAATGGATGGGTGGGGGGGCAGACGGGCCCAAAAGGTTCAATTCATTTCGCTGGCTGCTTATTCTCGGCCTTATCGGGGTCGCGATCATGCTTTTTAACTCGTTCGTCAATGTGAAAAAGGTGGACCCGGAAAACGTAGGGCGGGAGCCGCCTGGCGTGATGAAAAATGAACCCGCACTTCAGACAACGGGGGGTGAGGAGAATTCCTTTGCCGGAATTGAGAAGGTGTTCGAAGATAATATGAAGCAGATGCTGGAGCAGATTGTTGGTGTAGGAACCGTCGATGTCATGGTTACAGTTGACTCCACCGAGGAAGTCATCGTTCAGCGTAATGTGAAGGATATGCAGGAAGAAAATAACGAGACGGATGCCAATGGCGGTCAGCGACATACCACTCAATATACACGCGATGGAGAGATTGTCACCTATGAATCGTCAGGAGGTCAGCACACCCCCATTGTTACAAAAAAAGTAAAGCCGCAGGTGAGGGGAGTGCTGGTGGTAGCGATGGGAGCAGAGAACCCCACCGTGAAGAAGTTGATTGTGGATGCCGTACAGAAGGGGCTTAATGTGCCTTCCTATAAAATTTCAGTCGTCCCGCGCAAGCAGGGATAG
- a CDS encoding stage III sporulation protein AF, translating to MTWLGGWLKELVLIVLLASFVDMILPSRSMERYVKLVLSLLILLTLLSPVVRLLSTSPSELLGRAFDLQRQAETGKGEPTLEEILAKGNKLKRQQEQSSMQWAGQEVAKEIKGQLEQSTGLAIQSVQVTLAQMKQGASDLEAGTGIQSVVVKLAEQQAGREEKSANARPGADSKPIMVEPVAEKAVNIRIEPTPVKASDQENGTLEGANNRAEGSDGEKTADTQTFGLITGLLHEKWGVDSKNVQVLSSQNGTHEW from the coding sequence GTGACCTGGCTGGGAGGCTGGCTTAAGGAACTGGTGCTGATTGTGCTGCTGGCTTCTTTTGTCGATATGATCTTGCCAAGCCGTTCCATGGAAAGGTATGTCAAGCTCGTACTCAGCCTACTTATTCTGCTGACGCTACTCTCTCCGGTCGTGCGTTTACTGAGTACCAGTCCCTCTGAGCTTCTGGGGCGCGCATTTGATCTTCAACGGCAGGCAGAGACGGGTAAGGGCGAACCGACATTGGAGGAAATATTAGCAAAAGGCAACAAGTTGAAGCGGCAACAGGAGCAAAGCTCCATGCAATGGGCTGGCCAAGAGGTTGCCAAGGAAATCAAGGGACAGCTGGAGCAGAGTACCGGGTTAGCGATTCAATCGGTTCAGGTTACGCTTGCTCAGATGAAACAGGGAGCGTCTGATCTGGAGGCTGGAACGGGAATTCAGTCGGTAGTGGTTAAGTTGGCGGAGCAGCAGGCTGGGCGTGAGGAGAAAAGCGCGAATGCCCGGCCAGGTGCGGACTCCAAGCCGATTATGGTAGAGCCTGTAGCTGAAAAAGCAGTAAATATCCGTATAGAGCCAACACCTGTAAAAGCATCGGATCAAGAGAATGGGACGCTAGAGGGTGCCAACAACCGTGCGGAAGGCTCTGATGGTGAAAAGACAGCAGATACGCAAACTTTTGGCTTAATTACGGGACTGTTGCACGAAAAATGGGGTGTCGACAGCAAAAATGTTCAGGTGCTTTCTTCGCAGAACGGTACACATGAATGGTAA
- the spoIIIAE gene encoding stage III sporulation protein AE, which produces MKRLEGMPNLKVVAILLLCLWCASAVVMFADTPTNEWIRQQAEQMPKDEVEHYWDGLMQQYGGFFPNQKTPSFMDMLLPGGEGFSIKGVLSAIADFFIHEIRVNAKLLVTIVMLSIMSMVLETLQSAFESNQVSKVAYAIVYMVIIILAINSFSVAIGYAKEAIDSMIHFMMAMLPLLFTMLASMGNVVTVSVTHPLIIFMINTVGTVIHTLVFPLLFFSAVLYLVNSLTGKYKLTQLADLLRNAGVGVLGVLLTIFLGVISVQGLTSSVTDGLTIRTAKYITGSFVPVVGKALADATDTVISASLLVKNAIGLVGVIIILFLCAFPALKILTLALIYKVTAAIMQPLGDTPIVECLDAIGKSMIYVFAALAAVGLMSFLAITVMLAAGNMTVMMR; this is translated from the coding sequence ATGAAAAGGCTGGAGGGCATGCCGAATCTCAAAGTGGTTGCCATTTTGCTGCTATGTCTCTGGTGTGCCTCGGCTGTGGTCATGTTTGCAGATACACCTACGAATGAATGGATCAGACAACAGGCGGAGCAGATGCCCAAAGATGAGGTAGAGCATTATTGGGACGGGCTGATGCAGCAATATGGCGGATTTTTCCCTAATCAGAAAACGCCCTCCTTCATGGATATGCTGCTTCCGGGCGGTGAAGGGTTCAGCATTAAAGGTGTATTAAGCGCCATAGCTGACTTTTTCATCCACGAAATTCGAGTTAATGCCAAGCTGCTCGTCACCATTGTCATGCTCAGCATTATGAGTATGGTGCTGGAAACGCTGCAAAGCGCTTTTGAAAGTAATCAGGTCAGCAAAGTCGCCTACGCGATTGTCTACATGGTCATTATCATTCTGGCGATTAACAGCTTTAGTGTAGCGATCGGTTATGCAAAGGAAGCCATTGACAGCATGATTCACTTTATGATGGCGATGCTGCCCCTGCTGTTTACCATGCTGGCCTCGATGGGCAACGTCGTAACGGTTTCGGTCACCCACCCGCTGATTATATTTATGATCAACACGGTCGGGACGGTCATTCATACACTGGTGTTCCCGCTGCTGTTCTTCTCGGCGGTGTTGTATCTGGTCAACTCCCTGACGGGCAAATACAAGCTGACCCAGCTAGCCGATCTGCTGCGTAACGCCGGAGTGGGGGTGCTGGGGGTGCTGCTGACCATTTTTCTGGGAGTCATTTCGGTACAGGGTTTGACGTCGTCTGTAACTGACGGATTAACGATCCGCACGGCCAAGTATATTACAGGCAGTTTTGTTCCGGTGGTTGGCAAGGCGCTGGCAGATGCGACAGATACGGTCATTTCAGCTTCGTTGCTCGTGAAAAATGCCATTGGTCTGGTGGGAGTCATCATTATCCTATTCCTCTGTGCCTTTCCTGCCCTCAAGATTCTAACGCTGGCCCTGATCTATAAAGTCACAGCAGCGATTATGCAGCCCTTGGGAGATACACCTATTGTGGAATGCCTGGACGCAATCGGTAAAAGCATGATTTATGTCTTCGCAGCGTTGGCGGCAGTGGGTTTAATGTCCTTCCTTGCGATTACGGTCATGCTTGCGGCAGGCAATATGACGGTCATGATGAGGTGA
- the spoIIIAD gene encoding stage III sporulation protein AD, producing MEIIQVVGFALIATVLILVIKEQKPMFAFLIATAAGIIIFLLLIGKIGSVVAVLERLARSSGMDMIYFKTVLKIIGIAYIAEFGAQVVRDAGQDGIASKIELTGKVLIMVLAIPIISIIIDTILKLMPA from the coding sequence ATGGAAATCATTCAGGTGGTCGGCTTCGCCCTGATTGCCACAGTTCTTATCTTGGTCATTAAGGAACAGAAGCCGATGTTTGCTTTTCTGATTGCGACAGCCGCGGGAATTATCATTTTTTTACTGTTAATTGGCAAGATTGGGTCCGTGGTTGCTGTGCTGGAGCGTCTGGCAAGGTCATCGGGCATGGATATGATTTATTTTAAAACAGTGCTAAAAATTATCGGTATCGCTTATATTGCCGAATTTGGAGCGCAGGTGGTTCGGGATGCGGGACAAGACGGGATTGCCTCCAAAATCGAGCTTACAGGAAAGGTGCTCATTATGGTGCTGGCGATCCCGATTATCAGTATTATTATTGACACGATTCTGAAGCTGATGCCCGCCTGA
- the spoIIIAC gene encoding stage III sporulation protein AC — protein MNLEVNAIFQIAGIGIIIAMIHTVLKQMGKEDMAHWVTVIGFVVVLFMVVRMLDNLLQEIKSIFLFQ, from the coding sequence ATGAATTTAGAAGTGAACGCTATTTTTCAGATTGCCGGAATTGGCATTATTATCGCCATGATTCATACCGTACTCAAGCAAATGGGCAAAGAAGACATGGCCCACTGGGTAACGGTCATTGGTTTTGTTGTAGTGCTGTTCATGGTGGTACGAATGCTGGATAACCTTCTGCAAGAGATTAAATCTATCTTTCTTTTTCAGTAG